The Cellulomonas oligotrophica sequence CCGTGGGTTGCCGCGACCTCGTCCTTCGCGGCAGGACCTCTTCCGAGGGGTCCGGCCCACGGGCTGTTGCCTGCCCGGCTCCGGCACCCCGCCCGGATGAGAGGCTGGCCCCGTGGCACTCAAGACACCCGCCGAGATCGAGCAGATGCGCCCCGCGGGGCGGTTCATCGCGTCCGTCCTGACCTCGCTGCGCGAGTACGCGCAGGTCGGCATGACGACGAACGACCTGGACGCGCACGCGCACCGCCTCATCGACGAGGCCGGTGCCCGCTCGGTGTACCTCGGCTACCACCCGAGCTTCGGCGCGATCCCGTACCCCGGGGTGCTGTGCACGTCCGTCAACGACGCGGCCCTGCACGGCCTGCCGTCGGACCTCGTGCTCCAGGACGGCGACGTGCTCAGCGTCGACATCGCCGCGGAGGTCGAGGGGTGGGTCGCCGACTCCGCGCTGACGTTCCAGCTCGGCACCCCCACGCCCGAGGCGCAGCAGCTCATCCTCACCACCGAGCGGGCTCTCGCCGCGGGCATCGCCGCCGCGCAGCCCGGTGCACGCATGGGCGACGTGTCCGCCGCGATCGGCCGCATCGGCCGGCAGGCCGGCTACGGCATCAACGCGGACTTCGGCGGCCACGGCGTCGGCCGCACCATGCACGAGGACCCGCACGTGCCGAACCTGGGACGCGCCGGCACCGGGGAGCGGCTCAAGCCGGGCCTGGTCATCGCGATCGAGCCCTGGTTCATGGCCGGCGGCGACGCGTACGTCGTCGACCCCGACGGCTGGACGATCCGCAGCGCCGACGGCTCCCTGACCGCGCACGCCGAGCACACCATCGCCATCACCAAGCGCGGCCCGGTCGTCCTCACCGCCCGCGACTGACCCTCGGCACCCGTGGACGCGCTGCCCAGTCTGCTCGTCCTGCTCCTCGGATCGGCCCTCCTCGGCATGGGCGTGCTCTCGTACACGGGCCGCCGGCGGGAGTGGGCGGCGAGCGGGCGGGCGCTGTTCGCCTCCGGGCTCGCATGCCTGCACATGGGTGGCGCGCTGATCGTCCTGGCGATAGCGGGCTTCCTCCTCGCCCTCGTCCCACCGGCCGTCCTCCGTACCCTCCTGCTCGTGACGACGGTGTGGGGGCTGGTCGGCGTCGCGGGACTTGTGTGGTGGCCGCGGGTGCTGATGCCGCGGTGGTTCCGGCTGCAGGTCGAGCACGAGCGGGCCGACCGGCGCGCGGTCCGTACGAGCCGGCGGGCCCGGCGACGGCACTGGTGGGTGACGACGCGGCGCAGGTGGGTCGCACGACTGAGGGGGACGCCATGAGCGGACGGACGGGTACGGCGGTCGCCTCGATCCCCGTGCCGGAGGGCTGGGAGGTGCTCGAGCAGACGGAGCACCGCGTGATCGTGGCGGCGCCGACCGGGTCGCCCGCGTTCCGCGCCAACGCCGTGCTGACGACGTTGCCGTCGCCCGCGCCCATCACGGACGCCTCGTCCGCGGCGCTGGCGAACGCTGTCGGGGAGCACCCGGGGGCGCTGCTAGTGAGCTGCGACGTGTGGCCCTCCGGCGCCCACCCGGGCCGCAGCCTGCTGTTCACCTACCCCGTGGGGGAGGAGTCCGAGGTGGCCGTGCAGCAGTACGTGTGGGCGACCGGGCGCCACCACGTGCACCTCGTGGCGAGCTGCGCCACCTACCAGCTGGAGGGGCACGAACCCTTCTTCCTGGACCTGGCCGCCGGCACGACGTTCGCGGAGGACGCATGACGACCGACGAGCAGGCCTCGACCTGGGCGGGGGAGCCCCTGGAGGACCTCGCGGGGCTGACGGGTGGTCGCGGGGAGCAGCGCGACGGGCCCGTCGTGCCCGACGCGGCCCTCGACCTCGTGGCGCGCGCTGACCGGCGCGGACGGGTCCCGCGGGACGCGTCCGGGTCCCCGGAGGCGCAGGCGCTGCGGGCTGCCGGGCTCCTCGACGACGGCCGCGCGCTCACCCCCTTCGGGCACGCCGTGCGCGACCACTGGCGCGCCGGCGTCACGTTCCTCGAGGCGCACGCGCGCGGGGAGCGGCCGGGGCGGCTCACCGCCTGGCCGAGCAGCCGGTCGCTGCTCGTGGCGGCGTCGGCGGGGGCCGACGAGAGTCCCGTCCCCGCCGGGCACGTGCGCCTGGGGGTGGTACCGACCAGCCGGTTCGTCTCGTACCTCGCCGCCTGGGCGGGCGTGCGACCCGCGTGGTCGTTCGACCTCGGGCCCTGGGAGGTCCCACGCGCGGACTACGAGGCCCGGCTGAGCCCGTCCGCTGACGCGCCGCCCGAGCCGCCCCCGGGCACGGGCGAGCGCGCTGCCCGTCTGTGGCGCGAGCCCTGGACCGAGATCGTGACGGTCACGCCGCAGTCGTCGCTGCGGTTCGTCGTCGCGGGCACGGCGGGCGCGCTGCGGGTCGACGTGCGCGACGACCTGGTCGCGCTCGCGGTCCTGCCGCCGCGCCTGCTCTTCCTCACGCTGGTGACGCAGACGGGCGCGGCCGTCCAGGGGCGGTGAGCGGCCTGCGTCAGCAGGTCTCGTGGACGGCGTCGGGGGCGGAGCGCGGGGAGACGTCGTAGTCGCGCAGGATCACCGACAGGTGCGGGTCGCGCGTGCCGCTGTCGGCCTGGGCGGCGCACGCCGCGGCGAACACGTCGGCGTCGTACTCGACGTCGAGGACCACGGGGTAGACGGACGTGAACACCCCGCACTCCTCCCACGCGGCGCACTCCTCGGCGACCACCAGGTCGGCGCCCAGGGCCCGCACCTGCTCCGTGAGCTCGGCGGTGTTCTTCTGCGCGAACGCCAGGCCGGCGGCGTGCGCGCGGTCGATCAGCAGCGCGGCGGTCGCCAGGGTGTCGTCCTCGTCGAGCAGACCCTCGGAGCGGGTGTAGGCGTCGAGGTTGTCGATCTCGACGGCGTCGAACCCCGCGGCGGCGCAGCCGTCGATCGTCGCGCCGACGCGTGCGGCGACGCGCTCGCGCAGCGCGGGCGTCGAGACGTCGAAGATGACCTCGTCGGGCCAGCCCGGGTCGCGCAGCGGCTCGCCGTCGACGTGCAGCACGAGCTCGGGCTCGTCGCGGATGACCTGCTCGGTGTCGCCGGGCTGGGTCTGGAAGCCGTTGACGTAGCAGACGTCGTACCGGCCCGACGGGGGCTCGGTGGAGTCGCGGATCACGACCTCGGTGCCGTCCGCGGGCTCGTCCGCGCCGCCGAGCTGGTACTCGAACACGGCACCCGACGGGGGCAGCGCGACCGGGGGAGCGGCGTCGGCGACGGGGGAGGCGTCGTCGGTGGCCGCGACGGACGTCGTGGGGGAGGCCGTGACCGGTGCGGCGGGCGGCGAGGCGACCGTGCCGGTGCCCGTCGGCGTGCCCGAGCAGCCGGCGGCCGCGAGCAGGGCGACGAGACCGACCAGCGCGCGGCGGGCCGGGACGCGTCCTGCCGGGCGGGCGCGGTGCGGGGCGGGGTGCGGGGTCATGCGGGCTCCCGGAGGTGCTCGGGGACGGCGGCGGGCGGGGTCACGCCGACGGGGTCGACGAGCAGCAGGGGGTCGGCGTCGAGGTCGACGACGCGCGAGCGGGCCGGCTCCGTCAGCGCGGTCTCGAACCGCACGGTCGCCTCCCGGCCGCGCACGTGCACGACCCACCCGCGTCCCAGTGTCGCGTGCTCGACGTCGAGGCCGGGACGGGCGTTCGTCACGTCGAGGGCGCGGCCGGACGGCGCCGGGCCGAGCGGGCGGCCCACGACGGGCCGGTCGGCGTCCGCCCGGGACGCCTCGGTGCCCGGCTCCGGCCGCACCCGGACCGCGGGCCGGGCGTCGCCCACCTCGTCGTCGAGGGCCACCGGCGCCGTACCGCGCTCGACGGCCACGCCCGGCAGGTCCAGCGCGAGCTGCGCGTGCGCGGACAGACCGTGGAACGACACCCCGAGCAGCCGCACGGGGTCGTTGATGCCCGCGGCCAGGGTCGCGCTGCGGGCGGCGTCGCGCAGGTCGGCCGCCGACGCGGTGGGCTGCGGGAACGTCACCGACCGCGTCACGGTCGAGAAGTCCGAGTACCGCACCTTCGCCACCACGGTCCGGGTGGCGCCGCCGTGCCGCTCGAGCCGTTGCAGGGCCTCGTCGACCACGTCGTCCACGGCCGCCAGCACGAGCTCGCGGCCGAACAGGTCGTGCGCGAACGTGCGCTCCGCACCGGCGGACTTGCGCTCGCTGGTCACGACGACGGGCCGGTCGTCGAGGCCACGGGCCAGCAGGAACAGGTTCGTGCCGGACGACTCGCCGAGCGTCATCGTCAGGGTGTCGAGGGGCTGGCGGCGCAGGTCGGCGACGGTGCGCACCCCGAGCCGTTCCAGCGCCGCCGCCGTGGCGGGCCCGACGCCCGGGATGGTCCGCACGTCCAGCGGCAGCAGCACGTCGTCCTCGTCCTCGGGCCGCACGACGACCAGGCCGCCGGGCTTGCGCAGGTCGGACGCGATCTTCGCGACCAGCTTGGACCGCCCGACGCCGACCGACACCGTCAGCCCGGTCCGCTCGGCGACGAGGGCGCGCACGCGCTCGCCGGCCTCCTGCGGGTCGGGGGCGCCGCCCTCGGCGAGCGCGAGGTCCGCGAACGCCTCGTCGATGCTCAGGGGCTCGACGGCCGGCGTCAGCTCGCGCAGCGTCGCCATGATGACCGCGGAGTACGCCGAGTAGGCGGCGAACCGCGGGGTCAGCACCGCGGCGGCGGGGCTCAGGCGCCGGGCGCGCGCCATGGGCATCGCCGAGCGGGCCCCGTCGCGGCGGGCCTCGTACGACGCGGTGGACACGACGCCGCGCCCCCCGACCCCGCCGACCAGCACCGGGCGGCCGCGCAGCGACGGCTTGTCGCGCTGCTCGACGGCGGCGAAGAACGCGTCGGCGTCGAGGTGCATGACCGTCGCGGCGTCGCGCACGCGCACGGCGTCCACGAGCCGCTGCACGCGGTCTGCTCCCCGGTCCACCGCACCATCCTCCGTCGCCGCGGGGACACCGCCGACCGCGGGGCCGCGAGCGGGCCGCCGCCCCGGCCTACCGGCGCACGAGGTGGCGCCACGTCTCCGGGTGCGCGCGCAGCCACGTCTCCAGGTCCTGCGGCGGGCGTCCCATGACACGCTCGACCGTGTCGCTGACCACGTCGAGCTCGCCCGCGGCGATCGCCGCGTACGAGGTCACCCAGCCGGTGACCTCCCAGTCGGGGGCGCCGTACCCGGCCCGGGACGCGTACGCCTCGTCGAGCGACTCGGGCGCGTACCGCACCGGCCGGCCCGTGACCCGACCGACGGTGTCGGCGACCTCCGCGACGGTCAGCGCGGTCGGCCCGGTCACGTCGAGCACCTGCCCGTCGTAGGCGTCGCCCGCGAGCAGCACGCCGACGACGACGTCGGACACGTCTCCGTGCCCGACGCTCGCGACCCGTCCGTCGCCCGCCGGCCCGCGGATGGTCAGGTCGTCGCCCACGAACGCCGGCCAGGCCGCGTGGTAGAGGCTGTCGCGCAGCGCGGTCCACCGCAGCCCCGACGCGGCCAGGTGCTGCTCGGTGGCCCAGTGGTCGCGCGCGAACGTGAACGTCGCGTCGGGCGCGGCGCCGAGGAACGACAGGTACACCACGCGCCGCACCCCCGCGGCGACGGCCGCGTCGATCGCGGCCCGGTGCTCGGCGACACGGTCGGCGGACTCGCGCCCGGAGACGAGGAACAGGTCGTCGGCGCCCTCCAGCGCGGCCCGCATGCCCTCGGTGTCGGCGTACCCCTGCACGCCGACGACCTCCCGGCCCGCGGCGCTGGCCATCGCCTTCGGGTCCCGCACGAGCAGCCGCTGCACCACCGGCTGCGCGTCGTCCCGCGTGCCGGCGAGCCGTTCGGCGACCCGTCGACCTACCTGCCCCGTGGCTCCCGTCACCGCGATCACACCCATGGACGGCACGCTAGACCTGAACCGTTCCACCGGCCCGCCGGGCGCCGGTGCGCCGCTCAGCCGGCCCGCACCTCGGGGCCGTCGTCCGTGCCGACGACCGTCGGCACCACCCGTGACGCGTCCACGGCCACGGCCATGTCGACGTCCTGCGGCCACCCCGTGCGCACGAGCTCACGGCCGCTGGTCGACGCCAGCACGGCCGCGGCCGCGTCGGGCGTCGCCGACCACAGCGCCGCCGCCGCGAGGGCCTCGGGCGACAGGCCCGTGCCGTGCGCGCGCAGCACCGCGGCCACCGCCCCGGCGCCCAGCAGGTCCTCCAGCGCCGGGCGCAGGCTGCCGTCGGTCCACCGCTCGCCGGCCGGGACGAGCACGACGTCGTGCGCGGGGTCCGCGTCCAGGTGCGCCGCCGCGGCCCGCGCGACCGCCGACGCGTTGCGCAGGCACCCCACGACGACCCGCGCCCCCGTCCCGGCCACCGCGTGCGTGATCGCGGCACCGTTCGGCGACGGCAGCACCAGCCGCTGCGCACCCACGTCGCGCAGGGACGCGGGTGACAGGCTCAGCCGTCCGTCCCCGCGGGGCCGGGCCAGCGCCGCCCCGGTCGCCTCCGCGAGCCGCTCCGCCTCGGCCGGGTCGGACCACGGCACCGGGAGCACCCGCGCCCCGCCCTCGCACGCCACCGTCACGGCGGTGCCGAAGGACAGCACGTCGACGACCACCGTCATCGACCGTGGCGCGTGCTCGCCGAGCAGCGCCATCGCCCCCGTGCGGCCCCACTCCATCCGCACCCGTGCCCTCACCTGATCCCCCACGCCACCATCCAACCCCACCCCGACCAGGCCTTTCGCCCGCCTCGCCGCCGAACGCGGCGCCGATCGCCCCGTGACCACCCTCGCCACAGGTCAAAGGGGGGCACAGTGGTCAGGTGACCCTCTTCGCCGAGCACCGGCCCGACTTGCGAGGCGTGCCCGACCCCGCTCTCGTCGTACGCGTCGCGGCCCCCGACGATGTCGACGCGGTCGTGTCTGTCGCGGCCACCCGGGGGGAGCGGGCACCCGGGTTCCGCGACCAGGTGGCGGCCTGGGCCCAGGACCCTGCCCGGCACGTGCTCGTGGCCGATCGACGCGGTGAGGTCGTCGGCTGGGCGATGCTCGCCCGCTGGGTCGACCCGACCGACGTGCCGGACGGCTGGTACGTCTCCGCACTGACGGTGCACCCGGCGTGGCGCCGACGCCACGCCGGTGACCGGCTCCTGCGCGCGCTGCTGACCTGCGACCTCGCCGCCGACGGACCGGTACGCAGCGTCGTCAACGCCGGCAACGGCCCCTCCCTCGCCCTGCACCGCCGGCACGGGTTCGTCGAGGTGCGTCGCGCGGCTACGCTCGCCGGGATCACCTTCGTCGGCGGCACCGGCGTGCTGCTCGCGGCGGACCGAGGAGAGCGGGGACGGGCGTGACGCAGCAGGACGTGTACCGGGTGATGACGGTCTGCACCGGCAACATCTGCCGCTCGCCGATGGCCGAGGTGGTGCTCCGCGACCGGTTCGAGGCCGCCGGCCTCGGCGACCGCGTCGTCGTCGACTCCACCGGCATCAGCGACGAGGAGCACGGCAACCCCGTGGACCGTCGCGCCCGCGCGGTGCTGCGCGCGCACGGGTACGACGACGGCACGGGCCACCACGCCCGCCAGGTCCGCGCGTCCGACCTGCTGGCCCGCGACCTGCTGCTGCCCATGACGTCGGCCCACGCCCGCGCGCTGCGCCGCCTCGCCGGCGACGACCCCGCCCTGACCGGCCGCATCCGCATGCTGCGCACCTTCGACCCCGCGGCCCCCGGCCCCGACCAGCCCGAGCACCTGCTCGACGTCGACGACCCCTGGTACGGCCCCGACGCCGGCTTCGAGACCACCCTCGCCGAGATCGAGGCCGCCGCCGACGGCATCGTCGCCCACGTCCGCGAGGCCCTCGCCGCCCGCGGCTGACCGCGACCGCGCCGAGCGAGAGGATGGGGTCATGAAGGTCGCCCGCCGTGCGCACGTGCCCCCGTTCGCCGTGATGGAGATCCTCGCCGCCGCCAACGCGCGCCGCGCCGCGGGCGAGCACGTGCTCAACCTCTGCGCGGGCGAGCCGTCCACCGGTGCGTCCGACGTGGTGCGCCAGCGGGCGGTCGACCTGCTCACCGCCGGCGACCTCGGGTACACCGAGTCGCTGGGCGCCCCCGGGCTGCGGGCCGCGATCGCCGCGCACTACGCGCACACGTACGGCGTCGACGTCGACCCCGCGCGCGTCGCCGTCACCACCGGGTCGTCCGGCGGGTTCGTGCTCGCGTTCCTCGCCGCGTTCGACGTCGGCGACCGCGTCGCCCTCGCCCGCCCCGGCTACCCCGCCTACGCGAACATCCTCACCGCCCTCGGCGTCGAGGTCGTCGACCTGCCCTGCGGCCCCGAGCAGCGGTACCAGCCGACCGTCGC is a genomic window containing:
- the map gene encoding type I methionyl aminopeptidase; its protein translation is MALKTPAEIEQMRPAGRFIASVLTSLREYAQVGMTTNDLDAHAHRLIDEAGARSVYLGYHPSFGAIPYPGVLCTSVNDAALHGLPSDLVLQDGDVLSVDIAAEVEGWVADSALTFQLGTPTPEAQQLILTTERALAAGIAAAQPGARMGDVSAAIGRIGRQAGYGINADFGGHGVGRTMHEDPHVPNLGRAGTGERLKPGLVIAIEPWFMAGGDAYVVDPDGWTIRSADGSLTAHAEHTIAITKRGPVVLTARD
- a CDS encoding endo alpha-1,4 polygalactosaminidase, whose product is MTPHPAPHRARPAGRVPARRALVGLVALLAAAGCSGTPTGTGTVASPPAAPVTASPTTSVAATDDASPVADAAPPVALPPSGAVFEYQLGGADEPADGTEVVIRDSTEPPSGRYDVCYVNGFQTQPGDTEQVIRDEPELVLHVDGEPLRDPGWPDEVIFDVSTPALRERVAARVGATIDGCAAAGFDAVEIDNLDAYTRSEGLLDEDDTLATAALLIDRAHAAGLAFAQKNTAELTEQVRALGADLVVAEECAAWEECGVFTSVYPVVLDVEYDADVFAAACAAQADSGTRDPHLSVILRDYDVSPRSAPDAVHETC
- a CDS encoding DNA polymerase IV, with protein sequence MDRGADRVQRLVDAVRVRDAATVMHLDADAFFAAVEQRDKPSLRGRPVLVGGVGGRGVVSTASYEARRDGARSAMPMARARRLSPAAAVLTPRFAAYSAYSAVIMATLRELTPAVEPLSIDEAFADLALAEGGAPDPQEAGERVRALVAERTGLTVSVGVGRSKLVAKIASDLRKPGGLVVVRPEDEDDVLLPLDVRTIPGVGPATAAALERLGVRTVADLRRQPLDTLTMTLGESSGTNLFLLARGLDDRPVVVTSERKSAGAERTFAHDLFGRELVLAAVDDVVDEALQRLERHGGATRTVVAKVRYSDFSTVTRSVTFPQPTASAADLRDAARSATLAAGINDPVRLLGVSFHGLSAHAQLALDLPGVAVERGTAPVALDDEVGDARPAVRVRPEPGTEASRADADRPVVGRPLGPAPSGRALDVTNARPGLDVEHATLGRGWVVHVRGREATVRFETALTEPARSRVVDLDADPLLLVDPVGVTPPAAVPEHLREPA
- a CDS encoding NAD(P)H-binding protein, which codes for MGVIAVTGATGQVGRRVAERLAGTRDDAQPVVQRLLVRDPKAMASAAGREVVGVQGYADTEGMRAALEGADDLFLVSGRESADRVAEHRAAIDAAVAAGVRRVVYLSFLGAAPDATFTFARDHWATEQHLAASGLRWTALRDSLYHAAWPAFVGDDLTIRGPAGDGRVASVGHGDVSDVVVGVLLAGDAYDGQVLDVTGPTALTVAEVADTVGRVTGRPVRYAPESLDEAYASRAGYGAPDWEVTGWVTSYAAIAAGELDVVSDTVERVMGRPPQDLETWLRAHPETWRHLVRR
- a CDS encoding 2-phosphosulfolactate phosphatase, with product MGDQVRARVRMEWGRTGAMALLGEHAPRSMTVVVDVLSFGTAVTVACEGGARVLPVPWSDPAEAERLAEATGAALARPRGDGRLSLSPASLRDVGAQRLVLPSPNGAAITHAVAGTGARVVVGCLRNASAVARAAAAHLDADPAHDVVLVPAGERWTDGSLRPALEDLLGAGAVAAVLRAHGTGLSPEALAAAALWSATPDAAAAVLASTSGRELVRTGWPQDVDMAVAVDASRVVPTVVGTDDGPEVRAG
- a CDS encoding GNAT family N-acetyltransferase, encoding MTLFAEHRPDLRGVPDPALVVRVAAPDDVDAVVSVAATRGERAPGFRDQVAAWAQDPARHVLVADRRGEVVGWAMLARWVDPTDVPDGWYVSALTVHPAWRRRHAGDRLLRALLTCDLAADGPVRSVVNAGNGPSLALHRRHGFVEVRRAATLAGITFVGGTGVLLAADRGERGRA
- a CDS encoding low molecular weight protein-tyrosine-phosphatase; this encodes MTVCTGNICRSPMAEVVLRDRFEAAGLGDRVVVDSTGISDEEHGNPVDRRARAVLRAHGYDDGTGHHARQVRASDLLARDLLLPMTSAHARALRRLAGDDPALTGRIRMLRTFDPAAPGPDQPEHLLDVDDPWYGPDAGFETTLAEIEAAADGIVAHVREALAARG